From the genome of Scytonema hofmannii PCC 7110, one region includes:
- a CDS encoding peptidoglycan-binding domain-containing protein → MPAIIQYPTQQPTLQFGAFGQIVKKMQKALNQRLVPLDTVSAYPMSVSTTGYFDRQTQNAVKYLQCLAFLTVDGIVGEQTWNYLYKGADSLPELNVGSHGRIVKAVQEALKAGGYYYGTVDGVFEVKTENAVRAFQAEHYLVSNGIIESRTWRVLSKLEVHACRCNINAFSSQ, encoded by the coding sequence ATGCCTGCTATCATTCAGTACCCTACTCAGCAACCCACTTTACAGTTTGGTGCCTTCGGTCAAATTGTTAAAAAAATGCAGAAAGCTTTGAACCAAAGACTCGTTCCATTGGACACTGTATCAGCTTATCCCATGTCAGTTTCCACAACAGGCTACTTTGACCGACAAACTCAAAATGCTGTGAAGTATTTGCAGTGTCTTGCTTTTTTAACTGTGGATGGAATTGTAGGAGAACAAACGTGGAATTATCTGTATAAAGGAGCTGATAGCTTACCAGAACTCAATGTCGGCAGTCATGGACGTATAGTGAAAGCAGTTCAAGAAGCACTCAAAGCAGGTGGCTATTATTATGGAACTGTCGATGGTGTTTTTGAGGTGAAAACTGAGAACGCAGTTCGGGCATTTCAAGCAGAGCATTATTTGGTTAGTAATGGCATAATTGAATCACGAACTTGGCGCGTGTTGAGTAAGCTTGAAGTTCATGCTTGTCGCTGTAACATTAATGCGTTTAGCAGTCAATAG
- a CDS encoding GNAT family N-acetyltransferase, translated as MKNRVYLSSVRYEGFVIEYEQMTQGLMLIETCGHRSWFDENRQIVYVHSLATAPWNRPTLQKPVKYRSIGSTLLQFARFRSEELGYGGLVGLHALPDADPFYRKMNMNDCGRDEAKENLTYFEWYSRRPSLLDEVDF; from the coding sequence ATGAAGAACCGAGTGTATTTATCTAGTGTCAGATATGAAGGATTTGTCATTGAGTATGAACAAATGACTCAAGGCTTAATGCTGATTGAAACTTGTGGACATCGCTCTTGGTTTGACGAAAATCGGCAAATTGTCTATGTTCACTCATTAGCGACGGCTCCGTGGAATCGCCCTACACTACAAAAGCCGGTTAAGTATCGATCAATTGGAAGTACGCTACTGCAATTTGCTCGATTTCGCAGTGAAGAACTGGGATATGGTGGATTAGTGGGACTTCATGCATTACCGGATGCAGACCCTTTTTATCGAAAGATGAATATGAATGATTGTGGTAGAGATGAGGCAAAGGAGAATTTGACTTATTTTGAGTGGTATAGTCGTCGTCCATCCTTGTTAGATGAAGTAGATTTTTAA
- a CDS encoding RNA-guided endonuclease InsQ/TnpB family protein, with amino-acid sequence MLLGFKTELKLNNQQRTELLKHCGVARHAWNWGLGLTKQILDWNKANPTEKIKFPTAIDLHKWLVALVKPECLWYYECSKSTPQEALRALRIAWKYCFEKKKGVPQFKKKGQHDNFTLEGAVKILGSHKIQVPKLGVLKTYECLPTHCPRKKKKSPNKVPSPQFQPKSVTISREADKWFISFRFDVEQEESTSDSIVGVDLGVLNLATLSTGEIIEGAKSYKQYKDKLSRMQWLKRHKVKGSANWKKANVQVARLHSQIANIRKDTLHKLTTLLAKNHGVIVIEDLNVSGMMANHKLAASIQDMGFFEFRRQLTYKCELYGSKLVIADRWFPSSKTCSNCGTVKKELSLKDRVFNCECGVSLNRDLNAAINLRNYSSVAAS; translated from the coding sequence ATGCTGTTAGGTTTTAAGACAGAATTGAAATTAAATAACCAACAGCGAACAGAGTTACTAAAACATTGTGGTGTGGCACGTCATGCATGGAACTGGGGATTAGGATTAACCAAGCAAATCCTTGATTGGAACAAAGCAAATCCCACAGAGAAAATCAAGTTTCCGACTGCCATTGACTTACATAAATGGTTAGTCGCATTAGTAAAACCTGAATGCCTTTGGTATTACGAATGTTCTAAGTCTACACCGCAAGAAGCTCTGAGAGCGTTGAGAATTGCCTGGAAGTATTGTTTTGAAAAAAAGAAAGGAGTTCCACAGTTCAAAAAGAAGGGACAGCACGATAATTTTACTTTGGAAGGCGCTGTCAAGATACTTGGAAGCCATAAAATTCAAGTTCCTAAACTTGGAGTCCTAAAAACTTACGAGTGTCTGCCAACGCATTGTCCTCGAAAAAAGAAAAAGTCTCCCAATAAAGTTCCTTCACCTCAATTTCAACCAAAGTCGGTGACAATCAGTCGTGAAGCTGACAAATGGTTTATATCATTCAGATTTGACGTGGAACAAGAAGAATCGACTTCAGACAGTATTGTAGGCGTTGACCTTGGTGTTTTGAACTTGGCAACATTGTCTACAGGAGAGATTATTGAAGGAGCCAAATCCTACAAGCAATACAAAGACAAGTTATCCCGAATGCAATGGTTGAAGCGCCATAAAGTTAAAGGTTCAGCTAACTGGAAAAAAGCGAATGTGCAAGTAGCTAGACTGCATTCCCAAATTGCCAACATCCGAAAAGATACATTACACAAGTTGACTACACTATTAGCTAAAAACCACGGCGTAATAGTTATTGAGGACTTAAATGTGTCTGGCATGATGGCTAACCACAAACTAGCAGCAAGTATTCAAGACATGGGATTCTTTGAGTTTCGTAGACAGTTAACTTACAAGTGCGAGCTATATGGTTCTAAACTTGTAATTGCTGATAGATGGTTTCCTAGTTCTAAGACGTGCTCCAATTGTGGAACAGTTAAAAAAGAACTTTCCTTGAAAGACAGAGTATTCAACTGTGAATGTGGTGTTAGTTTGAATCGAGATTTAAACGCCGCCATCAACCTGAGAAACTATTCGTCCGTTGCTGCTAGTTAG
- a CDS encoding Uma2 family endonuclease: protein MQTYQEQRYYSPEEYLQREETAEYKSEYIDGLIIPMAGGTTNHNQIALNFSTGLNFAFKRENYRIFMGDVRLWIQQKRIYTYPDVMVIADAPEYFNQRTDTVTNPSVIIEVLSDSTKGYDQKGKFEAYRTIPSFVEYILVDQTRIYIEQYSKTAKKRWSLCEYDEEDESISFTSIPFEISLADVYNKVEFQA, encoded by the coding sequence ATGCAAACCTACCAAGAACAGCGATACTACTCGCCCGAAGAATATTTACAACGAGAAGAAACTGCCGAGTACAAGAGTGAGTATATTGACGGTTTAATCATTCCTATGGCGGGTGGAACAACTAATCACAATCAAATAGCACTGAACTTCAGTACTGGATTAAATTTTGCTTTTAAGAGAGAGAATTATCGAATTTTCATGGGTGATGTGCGCTTGTGGATACAGCAAAAGAGAATTTACACTTACCCAGATGTGATGGTAATAGCAGATGCACCGGAATATTTTAATCAGCGCACCGATACAGTAACTAACCCTTCAGTAATTATTGAAGTTTTATCTGATTCAACAAAAGGTTACGATCAAAAAGGAAAATTTGAAGCTTATAGGACTATTCCTTCATTTGTTGAATATATTTTAGTTGACCAAACTCGAATTTATATTGAACAATATTCTAAAACCGCAAAGAAACGATGGTCGCTTTGTGAATATGACGAAGAAGATGAAAGTATAAGTTTCACTTCAATTCCGTTTGAGATTTCCTTAGCAGATGTTTACAACAAGGTGGAATTTCAAGCGTAG
- a CDS encoding ABC transporter ATP-binding protein, with protein sequence MVNKEPSQISLLSATGLCKSFGGIRAVDNAEIHVATGGITGLIGPNGAGKTTLFNLLSNFIRPDKGRVIFDGEPIHHLQPYQIACAGMVRTFQVARTLSRLSVLENMLLAAQKQTGENFWQVQFQQHKIAQEQNVLKERAMLLLESVGLAQKAQNYAGSLSGGQRKLLEMGRALMTNPKLILLDEPAAGVNPRLIDEICDRIHSWNEAGMTFLIIEHNMDVIMSLCDRVWVLAEGKNLADGTPEEIQNNSKVLEAYLGKSA encoded by the coding sequence TTGGTAAATAAAGAGCCATCCCAAATTTCATTACTATCAGCCACTGGGCTTTGTAAAAGTTTTGGCGGTATTCGAGCAGTCGATAATGCGGAAATTCACGTAGCCACTGGTGGTATCACTGGCTTAATTGGTCCTAACGGTGCTGGCAAAACAACTTTATTTAACTTACTCTCAAACTTTATCCGCCCAGATAAAGGACGGGTGATTTTTGATGGAGAACCCATTCACCACTTGCAGCCATATCAAATTGCCTGTGCTGGTATGGTACGAACTTTTCAGGTAGCCAGAACACTGTCGCGATTGTCAGTGCTGGAAAATATGCTATTAGCAGCGCAAAAACAAACGGGCGAAAATTTCTGGCAAGTGCAATTCCAACAACACAAAATTGCTCAAGAACAAAATGTTCTCAAAGAAAGAGCTATGCTTCTTTTAGAATCTGTGGGGTTGGCACAAAAAGCACAGAACTACGCAGGGAGTTTGTCTGGAGGACAGCGCAAGCTGCTAGAAATGGGAAGAGCACTGATGACCAATCCCAAGTTAATTTTGCTAGATGAACCAGCCGCCGGAGTCAATCCTAGATTGATTGATGAAATTTGCGATCGCATCCATTCTTGGAACGAGGCGGGCATGACATTTCTCATTATTGAGCATAACATGGATGTCATCATGTCCTTGTGCGATCGGGTTTGGGTGCTTGCAGAAGGGAAAAATCTCGCTGATGGCACACCAGAGGAAATTCAAAACAATTCAAAAGTTTTAGAAGCTTACTTGGGCAAATCGGCTTAA
- a CDS encoding glucose-6-phosphate isomerase gives MDATALWQRYQQWLYFHEGLGLYLDVSRMRFDDAFIEKLQPKFEKAFADMAELEKGAIANPDEDRMVGHYWLRNPDLAPYPELTQEIVDTIEQIEDFAEKIHTGGIHPPKAPRFTDIISIGIGGSALGPEFVAEALAPDFPPLAIHFIDNADPAGIDRILTQVRNRLASTLVLVISKSGGTPEPRNGMLEVKKAYAGQNLDFTQYAIAITMPGSKLDEQAKSENWLARFPMFDWVGGRTSEMSAVGLVPAALQGIDIQTMLEGAKEMDDATRVPDLKKNPAALLALSWYVAGNGRGEKDMVVLPYKDSLLLFSRYLQQLVMESLGKEKDLEGNIVHQGIAVYGNKGSTDQHAYVQQLRDGVPNFFVTFIEVLEDRKGSSPELEPGITAGDYLSGFLQGTRQALHENQRDSITITIPQVNARTVGALIALYDRAVGYYASLVGINAYHQPGVEAGKKAAATILELQKRVVEVLQNEKAALSVEEIARLAGASDQVEAIYKILRHLHMNQRGVVLEGNLGEPSSLKVSLA, from the coding sequence ATGGACGCTACGGCACTTTGGCAGCGATACCAGCAATGGTTGTATTTCCATGAAGGATTAGGCTTGTACTTAGATGTTAGCCGGATGCGCTTTGACGATGCCTTCATCGAGAAGTTACAGCCGAAGTTTGAAAAAGCTTTTGCGGATATGGCGGAACTTGAGAAGGGTGCGATCGCCAATCCAGATGAAGACCGGATGGTTGGGCATTATTGGCTGAGAAATCCGGATTTAGCCCCTTATCCAGAGCTAACCCAAGAAATTGTAGATACAATCGAGCAAATCGAGGATTTTGCTGAGAAAATCCACACAGGTGGAATTCATCCCCCAAAAGCTCCCCGCTTCACCGATATTATCTCTATTGGCATAGGTGGTTCTGCCTTAGGTCCTGAATTCGTTGCAGAAGCCTTAGCCCCAGACTTCCCACCACTGGCAATTCACTTTATTGATAATGCCGATCCAGCAGGAATTGACCGCATCTTAACTCAAGTCAGAAATCGTCTAGCTAGTACATTGGTGCTAGTAATTTCCAAATCTGGGGGAACTCCAGAACCCCGCAACGGCATGCTCGAAGTCAAAAAAGCTTACGCCGGACAAAATTTGGACTTTACCCAGTATGCGATCGCCATCACCATGCCAGGGAGTAAGCTAGACGAACAAGCAAAATCCGAAAACTGGCTGGCTAGATTCCCCATGTTTGACTGGGTAGGAGGACGAACTTCTGAAATGTCGGCGGTAGGGCTTGTACCAGCAGCATTGCAAGGAATTGATATTCAAACAATGCTAGAGGGTGCAAAAGAGATGGACGATGCTACCCGAGTTCCCGATTTGAAAAAGAATCCAGCTGCATTGTTAGCATTGTCTTGGTACGTTGCTGGCAATGGACGCGGAGAAAAAGACATGGTTGTTCTACCTTATAAGGACAGCTTGCTTTTATTCAGTCGCTACTTGCAACAGCTAGTGATGGAATCCTTGGGTAAAGAAAAGGACTTGGAAGGAAATATCGTCCACCAAGGTATAGCAGTTTATGGTAACAAAGGTTCCACCGACCAACACGCCTATGTTCAACAGTTGCGTGACGGTGTACCAAACTTCTTTGTTACGTTTATTGAAGTTTTGGAAGACCGCAAAGGTTCATCTCCAGAATTAGAACCCGGAATCACAGCAGGCGATTACTTATCTGGTTTCCTCCAAGGAACTCGCCAAGCACTGCATGAAAACCAGAGGGATTCGATTACAATCACCATTCCTCAAGTTAATGCGCGTACAGTGGGTGCGTTGATTGCGTTATACGATCGCGCTGTTGGTTATTATGCTAGCTTAGTTGGCATTAACGCCTATCATCAACCAGGGGTAGAAGCTGGTAAAAAAGCAGCTGCTACAATTCTTGAATTGCAAAAACGAGTTGTGGAAGTCCTGCAAAACGAAAAAGCAGCCCTTTCTGTAGAAGAAATAGCACGATTAGCAGGTGCATCCGACCAAGTTGAAGCCATTTACAAGATTTTGCGGCATTTACACATGAACCAGCGTGGTGTAGTGCTAGAAGGTAACCTTGGTGAACCTAGTAGTTTAAAAGTTTCTCTCGCCTAG
- a CDS encoding branched-chain amino acid ABC transporter permease → MAEYLIFLTISTSIFALFSLGLNLQWGITGLINFGHVAFMTLGAYTTILLTLKGIPIILSALIGSFVAALLGLIIGFSTLRLREDYLAIVTIGVGELIRLVVNNQDLPVGDQWRPGAFGVQSYPIPLATLAPNLFIKLLMIALLTLLAAISLWQLWRWIRASQITHPDSNQRTVKKPEFISRLIIGIFLLLLIVSIYISGVIKLYDYDPKAGLMLLSLIVLAVVFWRLEILVRSPWGRILKAIREDEEIPKALGKNVFWYKVQSLMLGGAIAGISGAFIAWQLAAIYPNNFEPQETFNAWIMVILGGSGNNLGTILGAVIYFIYYEGTRNLDRIIPLNSDQLSALRIMIIGLLLMVLMIWRPQGILGKKEELTLGK, encoded by the coding sequence ATGGCAGAATACCTAATTTTTCTGACAATTTCCACGTCAATATTTGCTTTGTTCAGTTTGGGACTGAACTTACAGTGGGGTATTACAGGTTTGATTAACTTTGGTCATGTCGCCTTTATGACACTAGGCGCTTACACCACTATACTGTTAACCCTTAAGGGTATCCCCATTATCCTCTCAGCGCTGATTGGATCTTTTGTGGCTGCGCTGTTGGGATTAATCATCGGTTTCTCAACGCTGCGGTTGCGGGAAGATTACCTGGCAATTGTGACTATTGGTGTTGGCGAACTGATTCGATTGGTGGTCAATAACCAGGATTTACCTGTGGGCGACCAATGGAGACCGGGTGCTTTTGGCGTACAAAGTTATCCCATTCCTCTAGCAACTCTTGCACCCAACCTATTTATCAAACTTTTGATGATTGCGCTGTTAACCCTGCTCGCTGCTATCAGTTTATGGCAGTTATGGCGCTGGATTCGCGCTTCTCAAATTACACATCCCGATTCAAATCAAAGAACAGTTAAAAAACCAGAATTCATCTCGCGTCTCATCATAGGAATTTTCTTATTACTGTTAATAGTATCCATTTATATTTCTGGTGTTATAAAATTGTATGATTACGACCCAAAAGCAGGTCTGATGCTGCTATCACTTATAGTTTTAGCTGTTGTATTCTGGCGGTTGGAAATTTTAGTGCGATCGCCTTGGGGTCGCATCCTCAAAGCCATCCGCGAAGATGAAGAGATTCCCAAAGCACTGGGAAAAAACGTTTTCTGGTATAAAGTCCAATCCCTCATGTTAGGAGGTGCGATCGCAGGAATTTCCGGTGCTTTTATTGCATGGCAACTTGCTGCAATTTACCCCAATAATTTTGAACCGCAAGAAACTTTTAACGCGTGGATTATGGTTATTCTTGGCGGTTCTGGTAATAATCTTGGCACCATCCTTGGCGCGGTCATTTACTTTATTTACTATGAAGGTACGCGCAATTTAGATAGAATTATCCCCCTAAATTCAGACCAATTGAGTGCGCTTCGTATCATGATTATCGGTCTACTTTTGATGGTACTGATGATTTGGCGTCCTCAAGGTATCTTAGGGAAAAAGGAGGAACTTACCCTTGGTAAATAA
- a CDS encoding UPF0182 family protein, protein MNHIFKPIVFLLGLWLCFDLVCHLTAEILWFGEVRYFREFWVRLATQLGLWAIAFFSSISFLLGNLTVASRLKYSHEKPGVIVKTFSSSSPPPLSPASTLPLRFLLPLVIILSVVVGSILIFYSQRVLDFWQPHIKLPSTPLQLSPWLKQIAQQFSIQQLSVPPIQLGLLLVLTIAVLWHNEFWLRAIAVLISLLLGFLLSGQWDKVLLSFHLVRFNRVEPLFQQDISFYVFSLPIWELLVFWLLGLFLFSLAAVALTYLCSGNSLSEGQFRGFSVSQRLHLNALSSLFMFGIALYYWLERYKLLYSTRGVNYGASYTDVKVLLPINTGLSLLAVAIAVYFMIRAIVLSKTTKAHFNPIPYPIHLIYALGLYVLVVAISGEILPSAIQRLAVQPNELIRERPYIERTIALTREGFNLNTVEAKTFDPRGQLTTTDLQENNLTIRNIRLWDTRPLLESNRQLQQIRPYYKFPGADIDRYTLKRDTTTEKQQTIIAARELDYSNVPQQAQTWVNKHLIYTHGYGFTLSPVNLVSAGGLPYYYVKDIGVDETGNQGSLQISSESIRASLPVGQPRIYYGEITDTYVMTGTRTQELDYPSGNDNVYNVYDGRGGIGISQMWQRLLFAEYLKDWQMLLTNNFTPQTKLLFRRNIKKRVQAIAPFLRYDRDPYLVAADGGGTTSKGKETDLYWILDAYTISDRYPYSDPGKNQFNYIRNSVKVVIDAYNGSVNFFVADPTDPIINAFKAIFPGLLKPLDAMPITLRNHIRYPVDLFNTQSERLLTYHMTDPQVFYNREDLWQIPNEIYGSKPQQVEPYYLITALPQAESEEFILLLPFKPTQRANLIAWLAARSDGKEYGKLLLYEFPKQQLVYGIEQIEALINQDPVISQQISLWNREGSRAIQGNLLVIPIEQSLLYVEPLYLEAEQNSLPTFVRVIVAYNNRIVMAETLEQALAAIFKPDRPTTPAIVRPVQ, encoded by the coding sequence ATGAATCATATTTTTAAACCGATTGTTTTTCTGTTGGGATTGTGGCTGTGTTTTGATTTAGTATGCCATTTAACAGCAGAAATTTTGTGGTTTGGTGAGGTTAGATATTTCAGAGAATTTTGGGTGCGTTTGGCAACTCAACTCGGTTTGTGGGCGATCGCTTTCTTCTCTTCAATTAGTTTTTTACTTGGCAATTTAACCGTAGCCTCTCGTCTAAAATATTCTCATGAAAAACCGGGAGTCATTGTAAAAACTTTCTCCTCTTCCTCCCCTCCCCCTCTCTCCCCCGCTTCCACTCTCCCCCTACGCTTTTTATTGCCACTGGTTATAATCTTGAGCGTGGTAGTAGGGTCGATACTGATTTTTTACAGTCAAAGGGTTTTGGATTTTTGGCAACCACATATTAAATTGCCCAGTACTCCCCTGCAATTGTCACCTTGGTTAAAGCAGATAGCACAGCAATTTAGTATCCAGCAATTATCTGTTCCACCTATACAATTGGGATTGCTGCTCGTTTTAACAATTGCAGTTCTATGGCATAACGAGTTTTGGTTAAGAGCAATTGCTGTACTTATAAGTTTATTATTAGGGTTCCTTTTATCGGGACAGTGGGATAAGGTTTTACTGTCTTTTCATCTCGTCCGTTTTAACCGTGTCGAACCGTTATTTCAGCAGGATATTAGTTTTTATGTATTCTCGCTTCCTATTTGGGAACTGTTAGTCTTTTGGCTTTTGGGATTGTTTCTTTTTAGCTTAGCTGCAGTTGCTTTAACTTACCTTTGTTCGGGAAATAGCCTCAGTGAAGGTCAGTTTCGTGGGTTTTCTGTATCGCAACGACTCCATTTAAATGCTTTAAGTAGCTTGTTTATGTTCGGGATTGCTTTATATTACTGGTTGGAGCGGTACAAGCTTTTGTATTCGACTCGTGGTGTCAACTACGGGGCAAGCTACACTGATGTTAAGGTACTGTTGCCGATAAATACGGGGTTAAGTCTTTTGGCAGTTGCGATCGCAGTTTATTTTATGATACGAGCGATCGTTTTGTCAAAGACAACAAAAGCGCATTTCAATCCTATTCCCTACCCGATTCATCTCATCTACGCGTTAGGATTGTATGTTCTTGTGGTAGCAATTTCTGGAGAAATTTTGCCATCAGCCATACAACGGTTGGCAGTTCAACCAAATGAGCTAATCCGCGAACGTCCCTATATTGAGCGTACTATAGCCCTGACGCGAGAAGGATTTAATTTAAACACTGTAGAAGCAAAAACTTTCGATCCGCGAGGTCAACTCACAACGACTGATTTGCAAGAAAACAATCTCACAATTCGCAATATTCGTCTTTGGGATACGCGTCCTCTTTTAGAGAGTAACCGCCAGTTGCAACAAATCCGACCTTACTACAAGTTTCCTGGTGCTGATATTGACCGCTACACTCTCAAGCGAGATACGACAACTGAAAAGCAACAGACAATCATAGCAGCGAGGGAACTAGATTATAGCAATGTTCCCCAACAAGCACAAACCTGGGTAAACAAACATCTCATCTACACTCATGGCTATGGTTTTACACTCAGTCCTGTGAATCTTGTCAGTGCAGGTGGATTGCCTTATTACTACGTCAAAGATATTGGGGTTGATGAAACAGGGAACCAAGGTTCGTTACAGATATCGAGTGAATCAATTCGGGCTAGCCTTCCGGTCGGACAACCGCGCATTTATTATGGTGAAATTACTGACACTTATGTGATGACTGGGACAAGAACTCAAGAGTTAGACTATCCCAGTGGTAATGATAATGTGTACAACGTTTATGATGGACGTGGAGGTATTGGAATCAGTCAAATGTGGCAACGCTTGCTATTTGCCGAATATTTGAAAGATTGGCAGATGCTGCTGACGAATAATTTTACCCCGCAAACAAAGCTATTGTTTCGCCGTAACATCAAAAAACGCGTACAAGCCATTGCTCCTTTTTTACGTTATGACAGAGACCCTTATCTAGTTGCGGCTGATGGGGGAGGAACAACTAGCAAAGGCAAAGAAACCGATCTGTACTGGATTTTGGATGCTTATACAATAAGCGATCGCTACCCTTATTCCGATCCGGGGAAAAATCAATTTAATTACATTCGCAATTCGGTCAAAGTCGTTATTGATGCCTACAACGGTTCTGTTAACTTTTTTGTGGCCGATCCAACAGACCCAATTATCAACGCTTTCAAAGCCATCTTCCCTGGCTTATTAAAACCGTTAGATGCAATGCCGATAACCCTTCGCAATCACATCCGCTATCCTGTTGACCTTTTCAACACTCAATCAGAACGATTGCTAACTTATCACATGACCGATCCCCAAGTATTCTACAATCGAGAAGACCTGTGGCAAATTCCCAACGAAATTTACGGTAGCAAACCGCAACAGGTAGAACCTTACTATCTCATTACAGCACTGCCGCAAGCAGAATCAGAAGAATTTATCTTACTGCTACCCTTCAAACCCACACAAAGGGCAAATCTGATTGCTTGGTTGGCGGCGCGTTCAGATGGGAAGGAATATGGCAAGTTATTGCTTTACGAATTTCCCAAGCAGCAGTTAGTTTACGGAATCGAACAAATTGAAGCTTTGATCAATCAAGACCCCGTCATTTCTCAGCAAATTTCCCTATGGAACCGTGAGGGTTCAAGGGCAATTCAAGGAAATTTATTGGTGATTCCCATTGAGCAATCTTTGCTTTACGTTGAGCCTCTATATTTAGAGGCAGAACAAAATAGTTTGCCAACGTTTGTTAGAGTGATTGTCGCTTATAACAACCGAATAGTGATGGCAGAAACTTTAGAACAAGCACTTGCTGCTATCTTTAAGCCAGATCGACCCACAACACCTGCGATTGTGCGTCCTGTACAGTGA
- a CDS encoding metalloregulator ArsR/SmtB family transcription factor, with protein MNNEQFQILLRFLKALADESRLKILGILANQECSVEELAVLLQLKEPTVSHHLAKLKELNLVTMRPEGNAHLYQLNNQALQNIGKEIAKPETIASLVEDVDTEAWESKVLSIYIEGDRLKEIPTSRKKRLVILKWLASKFEIGVNYSEKTMNQILQHYHPDCATLRRELVGHQLMQRENEVYRRFVEE; from the coding sequence ATGAACAATGAGCAGTTTCAAATTCTGCTGCGCTTTTTGAAGGCGTTGGCAGATGAAAGCCGACTCAAAATTTTGGGTATCCTCGCGAATCAAGAGTGTAGTGTTGAAGAATTGGCGGTGCTCCTACAACTGAAGGAGCCAACCGTGTCACATCATCTTGCAAAACTGAAAGAGCTCAACTTAGTGACAATGCGTCCGGAGGGAAATGCTCATTTGTATCAGTTGAACAATCAAGCCTTGCAAAATATTGGCAAGGAGATTGCTAAGCCAGAGACAATAGCCTCTCTTGTTGAAGATGTGGATACCGAAGCATGGGAAAGCAAAGTTCTTAGCATATATATAGAAGGCGATCGCCTCAAAGAAATTCCCACAAGTCGTAAAAAACGCTTAGTCATTTTAAAGTGGTTGGCAAGCAAATTTGAGATAGGAGTGAATTACTCCGAAAAGACTATGAATCAAATTCTTCAGCACTACCATCCTGACTGCGCCACTTTACGCAGGGAATTAGTTGGTCACCAGTTAATGCAAAGAGAGAATGAAGTTTACCGCCGTTTTGTAGAAGAATAA